The following proteins are co-located in the Pochonia chlamydosporia 170 chromosome 6, whole genome shotgun sequence genome:
- a CDS encoding large-conductance mechanosensitive channel (similar to Metarhizium acridum CQMa 102 XP_007812730.1), which produces MPSDVENGNSETDSLLNRGRHRMKRFFDGFVDFAFQGNILQIAFGLMYSPLSPITIPRTGPNKRSIANIFTDLIKSFVSAILMPPLAIIFPVNKNIEEKFAVLRYGDNYNTTTGYNTLRQALDDGAVVMAYGSFIYQVVSFVMVGFALYGLAHVYTLVSHDPIIKYTKKCKYCRKRINEKCLRCINCTSWQDGREERNC; this is translated from the exons ATGCCCAGCGATgtcgaaaatggcaacaGCGAAACAGACTCCCTCCTCAACCGAGGCCGCCACCGAATGAAGCGCTTCTTCGACGGCTTCGTCGACTTTGCCTTCCAAGGCAACATTCTCCAAATCGCCTTTGGCCTAATGTACTCTCCCCTTTCCCCCATCACAATCCCACGCACTGGCCCTAACAAGcgcagcatcgccaacatcttcaccGACCTAATCAAATCCTTCGTCAGCGCGATCCTCATGCCCCCACTGGCAATCATCTTCCCCGTCAACAAGAACATCGAGGAGAAATTCGCGGTGCTACGATACGGCGACAACTACAACACCACAACGGGGTACAATACCCTGCGGCAGGCGCTGGACGATGGCGCCGTGGTGATGGCGTACGGGTCGTTCATCTACCAGGTCGTTTCGTTTGTGATGGTGGGGTTTGCGCTGTACGGGCTGGCGCATGTGTATACGTTGGTGTCGCATGATCCGATTATAAAGTATACGAAGAAGTGTAAATATTGTAGGAAGCGGATTAATGAAAAG TGTCTGCGGTGTATTAATTGTACGAGCTGGCAGGATgggagggaggagaggaattgttga
- a CDS encoding SUR7 protein (similar to Metarhizium robertsii ARSEF 23 XP_007821271.1) encodes MKPIGRFLILLPVILAVVSFVLSMLALFAGHKQGFMEDYAVVRLNTSMVGHNLLDKVSDNKGGDKSDKKGGLLGDIKGWLDDKKGDAKDKINDVTGKIADKLAKKIGVREWYSLHIMDSCEGYFAPNATALNAGLNITNCTSSSPAHRLNLTDILDKELKVGPAKLNLADINWPDSIQDALDVLNDALLGLFIMYTLGVGFSGLSALGGVASFLKPDARMLNLVNMSIAVLGFLCVLIGSIIVTVATNKGVSKVNDVGEKAGLSASRGEKFYILSWIATGFMGIVTLFWLARFFMARRQRGRLNEKVVG; translated from the exons ATGAAGCCAATCGGCCGATTTCTCATATTACTGCCCGTGATTCTAGCAGTGGTCAGCTTCGTGCTCTCCATGCTAGCTCTATTCGCGGGCCACAAGCAAGGCTTCATGGAGGACTACGCCGTCGTCAGG CTCAACACCTCCATGGTCGGACACAACCTCCTCGACAAAGTCTCCGATAACAAAGGCGGCGACAAGAGCGACAAAAAGGGCGGCCTGCTGGGCGACATCAAAGGCTGGCTGGACGACAAGAAGGGCGACGCAAAGGACAAGATCAACGATGTCACGGGCAAGATTGCCGACAAGCTCGCCAAGAAGATTGGCGTGAGGGAGTGGTACTCGCTTCATATTATGGATTCGTGCGAGGGGTATTTCGCGCCGAATGCTACTGCGCTGAATGCAGGGCTTAATATTACAAACTGCACTTCCTCGAGTCCGGCTC ACCGCCTCAACTTGACAGACATTCTGGACAAGGAACTCAAAGTCGGACCCGCAAAGCTCAACCTCGCTGATATAAACTGGCCGGACAGCATCCAAGACGCATTGGACGTGCTCAACGATGCCCTCCTAGGACTGTTCATCATGTACACGCTGGGCGTGGGTTTCAGCGGTCTCTCAGCCCTCGGCGGCGTAGCGTCCTTTCTCAAACCGGACGCACGGATGCTTAATCTTGTGAATATGTCGATTGCGGTGCTAGGATTTCTGTGCGTGCTGATAGGGAGCATTATCGTCACTGTCGCCACGAACAAGGGCGTCAGTAAGGTGAATGATGTGGGTGAGAAGGCGGGGCTTTCTGCGTCGAGAGGCGAGAAGTTCTACATTCTGAGTTGGATAGCGACGGGGTTTATGGGCATTGTGACGCTTTTCTGGCTGGCTCGTTTTTTTATGGCGAGGAGGCAGAGGGGGAGGCTGAATGAGAAGGTGGTGGGCTGA